From the Fibrobacter sp. UWR3 genome, one window contains:
- the argC gene encoding N-acetyl-gamma-glutamyl-phosphate reductase → MFKVFVDGEAGTTGLQIYERLAKRNDIEVLRIAPELRKDINERKRLINESDVTFLCLPDAAAVESAALCENPNTRVIDASTAHRVNPAWTYGMPELSPAQREAIAKAKRIANPGCHASGFILGVHPLVAAGILPKSANLAAYSITGYSGGGKKLIAEYEETAALSHAAGESKAIMAPAPYALALAHKHLPEMKKYCELENTPFFNPVLGPYYKGMAVTVAIFANELTKKVGPEGLTEILAKHYEGSRFVKVMPYEAAPVLFNGRLDATVCNDTNNARIQVFGNENVMQVTTIIDNLGKGASGAAIQNMNIALGLDEGISL, encoded by the coding sequence ATGTTCAAAGTTTTCGTAGATGGTGAAGCAGGGACCACAGGCCTGCAGATTTATGAGAGACTCGCAAAGCGTAACGACATCGAAGTGTTGCGCATTGCCCCCGAACTCCGCAAGGACATTAACGAGCGCAAGAGGCTCATCAACGAGTCCGACGTGACGTTCCTGTGCCTGCCCGATGCTGCGGCCGTCGAAAGTGCAGCCCTCTGCGAAAATCCGAACACCCGCGTGATTGACGCCTCCACAGCGCACCGCGTGAACCCCGCGTGGACCTACGGGATGCCGGAACTGAGCCCCGCACAGCGAGAAGCCATCGCGAAAGCCAAGCGCATCGCGAACCCCGGCTGCCACGCCTCGGGCTTTATCCTGGGCGTACACCCGCTGGTTGCCGCAGGAATCCTCCCGAAGAGCGCGAACCTCGCCGCCTACAGCATCACCGGTTATTCCGGCGGCGGCAAGAAGCTCATCGCCGAATACGAAGAAACCGCAGCCCTGTCGCATGCTGCCGGCGAATCGAAGGCCATCATGGCGCCCGCCCCGTACGCGCTCGCGCTCGCCCACAAGCACCTCCCCGAGATGAAGAAGTACTGCGAACTCGAAAACACGCCGTTCTTCAACCCGGTGCTCGGCCCCTACTACAAGGGCATGGCGGTCACGGTCGCCATTTTCGCGAACGAACTCACCAAGAAGGTCGGCCCCGAAGGCCTCACCGAAATCCTCGCCAAGCATTACGAAGGTTCCCGCTTTGTGAAGGTGATGCCCTATGAGGCAGCCCCCGTGCTGTTCAACGGCCGCCTTGACGCCACCGTCTGTAACGACACGAACAACGCCCGCATCCAGGTTTTCGGCAACGAGAACGTGATGCAGGTGACGACGATTATCGACAACCTGGGCAAGGGCGCCAGCGGCGCCGCCATCCAGAACATGAATATCGCCCTCGGGCTTGACGAAGGGATTAGCCTTTAA
- a CDS encoding YchJ family protein — protein MTKDLCPCGSGKEYGECCEPIIKGTALAQSPEALMRSRYTAYAKHEIAWLKDSLEPTQRGDFDEPSVEAWSRESEWLGIEIKQTKTEEEKNIGWVEFNARFKQGNVTRNHHELGEFHKVGGAWFFYDGRAVKQETVHKEGPDVGRNDPCPCGSGKKYKKCCGAGK, from the coding sequence ATGACTAAAGATTTATGCCCCTGCGGATCTGGTAAAGAGTACGGCGAATGCTGCGAACCCATTATCAAGGGTACAGCTCTCGCCCAGAGCCCCGAAGCCCTGATGCGTTCCCGCTACACCGCATACGCCAAGCACGAAATCGCATGGCTGAAGGATTCCCTCGAGCCCACCCAGCGCGGCGACTTTGACGAACCTAGCGTAGAGGCCTGGAGCCGTGAATCCGAATGGCTCGGCATCGAAATCAAGCAGACCAAGACCGAAGAAGAAAAGAACATCGGCTGGGTCGAATTCAACGCCCGCTTCAAGCAGGGCAACGTGACCCGCAACCACCACGAACTCGGCGAGTTCCACAAGGTAGGTGGCGCATGGTTCTTCTACGACGGCCGTGCCGTGAAGCAGGAAACCGTGCACAAGGAAGGCCCGGATGTCGGCCGTAACGACCCGTGCCCGTGCGGATCTGGCAAGAAGTACAAGAAGTGCTGCGGCGCTGGTAAGTAA
- a CDS encoding methyltransferase gives MLTQNLPEFWDNLYANGKDYWNFKKATPALLEFFKHPSCPATGSVLIPGAGFGYDAEAWAKRGHDVLAVDFAATAVDELDHLSRAHKNLRSLDLDLFTLSPKDANRGGQQFDIVYDYGTFSAIHPGRRDEFFEVCYRMMKDDGVLILFLYPLMNGKTLQGPPHPTSEGELMARLGGVFDVVERIKPVNSLPEREGKEEIWLLKKCL, from the coding sequence ATGTTAACGCAGAACCTCCCAGAATTCTGGGACAATCTCTATGCCAACGGCAAGGATTACTGGAATTTCAAGAAGGCGACTCCTGCCCTGCTCGAATTTTTTAAGCACCCCTCCTGCCCCGCCACCGGCTCCGTGCTGATTCCCGGCGCAGGTTTCGGCTACGATGCAGAAGCCTGGGCCAAGCGTGGCCACGACGTCCTCGCCGTCGATTTCGCCGCCACCGCGGTGGATGAACTCGACCACCTGAGCCGCGCCCACAAGAACCTGCGTTCGCTCGACCTCGACCTGTTCACGCTTTCGCCGAAGGATGCGAACCGTGGCGGCCAGCAGTTCGACATCGTGTACGACTACGGCACGTTCTCCGCAATCCATCCGGGCCGCCGCGACGAATTCTTCGAAGTGTGCTACCGCATGATGAAGGATGACGGCGTCCTTATCCTGTTTCTCTACCCGCTCATGAACGGCAAGACCCTGCAGGGCCCTCCGCACCCGACGAGCGAAGGCGAGCTCATGGCACGTCTCGGCGGCGTTTTCGACGTTGTCGAACGCATCAAGCCGGTAAACAGCCTCCCCGAACGCGAGGGCAAGGAAGAAATCTGGCTGCTCAAGAAGTGCCTGTAA